One Cicer arietinum cultivar CDC Frontier isolate Library 1 chromosome 8, Cicar.CDCFrontier_v2.0, whole genome shotgun sequence DNA segment encodes these proteins:
- the LOC101507491 gene encoding RNA pseudouridine synthase 3, mitochondrial, whose protein sequence is MLKQMSNNNGCSWLSSIVRHYSRIRPPKPVSVEKVIRVSNNIARLDVPKEGPKPRQLLSLPPFPCHPLPGKNSTSAPGKRDHVTAVNWIKYYFKGTSGSVIESHFREGLVQMEDLIVDDSFKQKKELMKPMRKIRPNEVMKPGARVHVSVSMAETKISKRFDPIPSGTLCPNADEIKYLQRLVIYKDSAIIMLNKPPKLPVKGNLPVHNSMDALAAAALSYDYDDGPKLVHRLDRESSGILLLGRTKDSVSHLQWLFSNINNTKSSCKAWNDACESTYQRYWALVIGTPKEKEGIIHAPLSKVLLNDGKTERVILAHESSIEPHQEAVTEYRVLGPKINGCSWVELRPLTYRKHQLRVHCAEALGTPIVGDYKYGWFVHSRWKQMPRVDIEPTTGKPYKLRRPEGLDVQKGSVLSKVPLLHLHCRELALPNIAKFLNVLEKSSQQLDPSLSLQPDVLRFVATMPNHMRISWNLMSSYLV, encoded by the exons ATGTTGAAACAGATGAGCAATAACAATGGTTGCTCATGGCTCTCATCTATAGTGAGACACTACTCTAGAATTCGTCCACCAAAGCCCGTTTCTGTCGAAAAAGTAATCAGAGTTTCTAATAACATTGCTCGCTTGGATGTGCCCAAAGAAGGTCCTAAACCCAGACAGTTACTATCATTGCCTCCTTTTCCTTGTCACCCTTTGCCTGGCAAAAACTCAACCAGTGCACCTGGAAAGCGTGACCATGTCACTGCTGTCAACTggattaaatattattttaagggCACGTCTGGTTCTGTCATTGAGTCACATTTCAGGGAGGGTCTT gtGCAAATGGAGGACCTAATTGTTGACGACTCTttcaaacaaaagaaagagCTGATGAAACCTATGCGAAAG ATTAGACCCAATGAAGTGATGAAGCCCGGTGCCAGGGTTCATGTCTCAGTATCCATGGCTGAAACTAAGATTTCCAAAAGATTTGATCCTATACCAAGTGGAACACTATGTCCAAATGCTGATGAAATTAAGTATCTGCAGAGGCTTGTGATTTACAAG GACTCGGCGATTATTATGCTAAATAAACCTCCGAAATTGCCGGTTAAG GGGAATCTTCCAGTTCATAATAGCATGGATGCATTGGCAGCTGCAGCACTATCCTATGATTACGACGACGGACCTAAACTG gtTCACCGTCTTGACAGAGAGAGCAGTGGCATCCTTTTACTGGGGAGAACAAAAGACAGTGTATCTCACCTTCAATGGTTATTCAGtaacataaacaatacaaaatctTCTTGTAAG GCTTGGAATGATGCATGTGAATCTACATATCAAAGATATTGGGCATTGGTGATTGGGACTCCCAAGGAGAAGGAAGGCATAATTCATGCTCCTCTTTCTAAG GTGCTTCTGAATGATGGGAAGACTGAGAGGGTGATACTAGCTCACGAGTCGAGTATAGAACCTCACCAAGAGGCTGTAACTGAGTATCGGGTGCTTGGTCCAAAGATAAATGGATGCTCATGGGTTGAGCTGCGTCCACTTACTTACCGGAAGCATCAG TTGCGTGTCCATTGTGCTGAAGCACTTGGGACTCCAATAGTCGGTGACTATAAGTACGGTTGGTTCGTGCACAGCCGATGGAAACAAATGCCACGAGTTGATATCGAGCCAACAACCGGTAAACCATACAAGTTGCGGAGACCAGAAGGCCTAGACGTTCAGAAGGGAAGCGTCTTGTCTAAGGTCCCTCTATTGCATCTCCATTGCAGAGAACTTGCACTCCCCAACATTGCTAAGTTTCTGAATGTTTTAGAAAAGAGCTCACAACAACTTGATCCTTCACTTAGCTTGCAGCCTGATGTTCTTCGCTTTGTGGCAACAATGCCTAATCATATGAGAATTAGTTGGAATCTTATGTCATCCTATTTAGTTtga